A section of the Pseudomonas prosekii genome encodes:
- a CDS encoding HNH endonuclease: MGLILRLGGVYETRGDSAPLNADDVPEGILNPTQTSTATIRYARAKKISDWILKQSEGRCEGCKQDAPFLRSDGLPYLEVHHVKHLAKHGSDRPKNAVALCPNCHRRCHYSTDRDEFTAWLYDNIARLRRE, from the coding sequence ATGGGCCTCATTTTAAGGCTTGGAGGTGTCTACGAAACTAGGGGCGATTCAGCCCCACTTAATGCCGACGACGTGCCGGAAGGAATTCTGAATCCCACACAGACCAGCACCGCAACGATTAGGTATGCGCGCGCGAAGAAGATTTCCGACTGGATATTGAAACAATCCGAAGGTCGCTGCGAAGGATGCAAGCAAGACGCTCCTTTTCTACGCTCTGACGGGTTGCCTTACCTCGAAGTCCATCATGTTAAACATTTGGCCAAGCACGGCTCGGATCGTCCGAAGAACGCCGTGGCGTTATGTCCTAATTGTCATCGACGTTGCCACTACTCAACCGATAGGGATGAATTTACCGCGTGGCTTTATGACAACATTGCTCGGCTGAGACGTGAGTAA
- a CDS encoding IS3 family transposase (programmed frameshift), translating into MSNQRYPEEFKIQAVKQVTEKQLPVSEVAARLGVSVHSLYAWVKRYTKPQEQRVEEDDQSAEVRRLRAELKRVTEERDNLKKGRRVLCQGVRLKYAFIKQQSGHYAIRRLCLTLKVHPSGYYAWLSEPKSARAKDDQRLLGLIKHSWLESGGVYGYRKIHDDLREVGESCGRHRVARLMRLEGLRSQTGYRRRPGKYGGKPAVASPNLLKRQFDVREPNKVWVTDITYIRTYEGWLYLAVVLDLFSRQIIGWSMKSQMTSDVAIDALLMAVWRRKPKQEVMIHSDQGSQYSSSDWRSFLKANNLVASMSRRGNCHDNAVAESFFQLLKRERIKRKIYTTRQDARDDVFDYIEMFYNPKRRHSFNNQLSPVEFEKRYAASLESV; encoded by the exons ATGAGCAACCAGCGATATCCCGAAGAATTCAAAATCCAGGCGGTCAAGCAAGTGACCGAAAAGCAGCTTCCTGTCTCGGAGGTGGCTGCACGATTGGGTGTGTCCGTGCACAGCCTCTATGCCTGGGTTAAGCGCTACACCAAGCCCCAAGAACAGCGCGTTGAGGAGGATGATCAAAGCGCTGAGGTTCGTCGTCTACGTGCCGAGCTGAAACGGGTGACGGAGGAGCGAGACA ATCTTAAAAAAGGCCGCCGCGTACTTTGCCAAGGAGTGCGGCTGAAGTACGCCTTTATTAAGCAGCAATCGGGTCATTACGCGATTCGACGGCTTTGCCTGACGCTCAAGGTTCATCCCAGCGGCTACTACGCGTGGCTATCAGAACCAAAATCTGCGCGAGCCAAGGACGATCAGCGACTGCTTGGATTGATCAAACACTCCTGGCTGGAAAGCGGTGGCGTTTATGGCTATCGCAAGATCCATGATGACCTGCGAGAGGTTGGTGAGAGCTGTGGCCGTCACCGGGTGGCTAGGTTGATGCGCCTTGAGGGTTTACGTTCTCAGACTGGGTATCGACGGAGGCCGGGAAAATATGGCGGTAAACCAGCCGTTGCCTCACCGAACTTACTGAAGCGCCAATTCGATGTCAGAGAACCCAACAAAGTCTGGGTCACAGACATTACCTACATCCGAACATATGAAGGCTGGCTGTATTTGGCCGTGGTGCTCGATCTGTTTTCACGCCAGATCATTGGTTGGTCAATGAAGTCGCAGATGACCAGCGACGTAGCCATTGATGCACTGCTGATGGCGGTTTGGAGACGTAAGCCGAAGCAAGAGGTGATGATCCACTCAGATCAAGGCAGTCAGTACAGCAGCTCAGACTGGCGAAGCTTCTTGAAAGCTAACAACCTGGTGGCCAGCATGAGTCGTCGAGGTAACTGCCACGACAACGCTGTGGCGGAGAGCTTTTTCCAGCTGCTAAAGCGGGAACGGATCAAGCGTAAAATCTACACTACACGCCAGGATGCTCGGGATGATGTGTTCGATTACATCGAGATGTTTTACAACCCAAAACGACGCCACAGTTTCAACAATCAGCTGTCACCGGTAGAGTTTGAAAAGCGTTACGCAGCGAGCCTGGAGAGTGTCTAG
- a CDS encoding P-loop ATPase, Sll1717 family has translation MGNGKKDPVPQFKYKKHMSVGAMSAEEDHRFLQDCFLDTGDFEVLTDTHNPKCIALGRTGAGKSALLEKIKQKEEHVIELLPEELSIGYISNSNILTFFESLGVNLDLFYQLLWRHVLSVELIKNKFKITNEYSNRTFSERLSEIFRRDQKKEKAINYLRQWGDKFWLETDTRIKELTTKLENELKGDIDLKSLGIPINASGAEKLTRESKQEICSRAQAVVNKVQVQDLNNVISLLAQDIFTDTQQKFFIIIDKLDDNWVEDEMRYRLIRALIETIKTFRKVSSVKIIVALRLDLLGRVFDRTRDAGFQEEKYEDMLLRIRWSKEQIEEMLDKRTSLMIRQAYTQDRVKSGDILPPHVGSERSLDFMLDRTLMRPRDAILFMNECLEQAQGHPKITAKMIRDAEITYSKK, from the coding sequence ATGGGCAATGGAAAAAAAGACCCCGTTCCACAGTTCAAATATAAAAAGCACATGTCTGTAGGCGCAATGAGCGCTGAGGAAGACCACCGTTTTCTTCAAGATTGCTTCCTCGACACCGGTGACTTTGAAGTACTAACTGATACGCACAATCCTAAATGCATTGCTCTAGGAAGAACCGGCGCAGGAAAAAGCGCGCTTTTAGAAAAAATAAAACAAAAAGAAGAGCATGTAATCGAGTTACTTCCTGAGGAATTATCGATTGGCTACATATCAAACTCAAACATCCTGACCTTCTTCGAAAGCCTAGGTGTAAATCTTGATTTATTTTATCAACTGCTATGGCGGCACGTCTTATCCGTTGAATTAATAAAAAACAAATTCAAAATAACAAACGAGTACTCTAACAGAACTTTCTCAGAGCGTCTTTCGGAAATCTTTAGAAGAGATCAAAAAAAAGAAAAAGCGATTAATTATCTTCGCCAATGGGGGGATAAATTTTGGCTTGAAACAGACACGCGAATCAAAGAGCTAACTACCAAACTTGAAAACGAACTCAAAGGGGATATCGACTTAAAATCACTCGGAATCCCGATTAACGCTTCAGGCGCTGAAAAACTCACAAGAGAGTCAAAGCAAGAAATATGTAGCCGCGCCCAGGCAGTTGTAAACAAAGTACAGGTTCAGGACCTCAACAACGTAATAAGCTTATTGGCCCAAGATATATTTACAGACACACAACAAAAATTCTTCATAATCATAGATAAATTGGATGACAACTGGGTTGAGGACGAGATGCGGTATCGTCTAATCCGGGCACTAATTGAAACAATAAAAACATTCAGGAAGGTTAGCTCGGTAAAAATAATCGTCGCCCTACGACTTGATTTGCTTGGACGAGTATTTGATCGAACAAGAGACGCAGGCTTTCAGGAAGAAAAATACGAAGACATGCTCTTAAGAATAAGGTGGAGCAAAGAGCAAATAGAAGAAATGTTAGATAAACGTACAAGCCTTATGATCCGACAAGCTTATACCCAAGACAGGGTAAAATCGGGAGATATCCTTCCCCCACACGTGGGTAGTGAACGTTCATTAGACTTTATGCTAGATCGAACATTAATGCGCCCTAGAGATGCCATCTTGTTTATGAATGAATGTTTAGAGCAGGCTCAAGGCCACCCAAAAATAACCGCCAAAATGATACGAGACGCGGAGATAACTTACTCAAAAAAGTGA
- a CDS encoding ribonucleotide-diphosphate reductase subunit beta encodes MLSWDEFDKEDTGEVAVKGANAGHATEANMDRLDTAGGVAAQEARAVTASDSAAIARAKAALDNLDVAEGLAELEGASARVAVDEKRMINCRADLNQLVPFKYDWAWQKYLDGCANHWMPQEVNMTADIALWKDPEGLTDDERRIVMRNLGFFSTADSLVANNLVLAVYRLITNPECRQYILRQAFEEAIHTHAYQYCIESLAMDEGEIFNMYHEIPSVAKKATWGLKYTRSISDPKFETGTVETDKELLRNLIAYYCVLEGIFFYCGFTQILSMGRRNKMTGVAEQFQYILRDESMHLNFGIDVINQIKIENPHLWDAEMKEEASQMILQGTQLEIEYARDTMPRGVLGMNAAMMEDYLKFIANRRLSQIGLKEEYPGTTNPFPWMSEIMDLKKEKNFFETRVIEYQTGGALSWD; translated from the coding sequence ATGCTGAGCTGGGACGAATTCGACAAAGAAGACACAGGCGAAGTAGCGGTAAAAGGCGCAAACGCCGGCCACGCGACTGAAGCCAACATGGACCGCCTCGACACCGCCGGTGGCGTCGCCGCCCAAGAAGCGCGTGCCGTGACCGCGTCCGACTCCGCCGCGATCGCGCGTGCCAAGGCTGCCTTGGACAACCTCGACGTCGCTGAAGGTCTGGCTGAACTCGAAGGCGCCTCCGCCCGTGTCGCTGTCGACGAAAAGCGCATGATCAACTGCCGCGCCGACCTCAACCAACTCGTGCCATTCAAGTACGACTGGGCCTGGCAGAAATATCTGGACGGTTGCGCAAACCACTGGATGCCGCAAGAAGTCAACATGACCGCCGACATCGCCCTCTGGAAAGACCCGGAAGGCCTGACCGACGACGAGCGCCGCATCGTCATGCGCAACCTCGGCTTCTTCTCCACCGCCGACTCGCTGGTTGCCAACAACCTGGTCCTGGCCGTGTACCGCCTGATCACCAACCCGGAATGCCGCCAGTACATCCTGCGCCAGGCCTTCGAAGAGGCGATCCACACCCACGCCTACCAGTACTGCATCGAATCGTTGGCCATGGATGAAGGCGAGATCTTCAACATGTACCACGAGATCCCATCGGTCGCGAAAAAAGCCACTTGGGGCCTCAAGTACACCCGCTCGATCTCCGATCCGAAGTTCGAAACCGGCACCGTCGAAACCGACAAAGAACTGCTGCGCAACCTGATCGCCTACTACTGCGTTCTGGAAGGCATCTTCTTCTACTGCGGCTTCACCCAAATCCTCTCCATGGGCCGTCGCAACAAAATGACCGGCGTCGCCGAGCAGTTCCAATACATCCTGCGCGACGAATCCATGCACCTGAACTTCGGCATCGACGTGATCAACCAGATCAAAATCGAAAACCCGCACTTGTGGGATGCCGAAATGAAGGAAGAAGCTTCGCAGATGATTCTGCAAGGCACTCAGCTTGAGATCGAATACGCGCGCGACACCATGCCTCGCGGTGTATTGGGGATGAACGCGGCGATGATGGAGGACTACCTCAAGTTCATCGCTAACCGTCGTCTGTCGCAGATTGGCTTGAAGGAAGAGTATCCAGGGACGACTAACCCGTTCCCTTGGATGAGCGAGATTATGGACTTGAAGAAAGAGAAGAACTTCTTTGAGACGCGGGTTATTGAGTATCAGACTGGTGGGGCTTTGAGCTGGGATTGA
- a CDS encoding DUF2790 domain-containing protein, which yields MKALLVLALSSMCLTAMADEAPTDFAQQQPVEEQYTYSTHLDIANVVSMSEIPNVCEVVPMKMEYDDSKGQRHILRYSVMGNGCSNG from the coding sequence ATGAAAGCTTTATTAGTTCTGGCCCTCAGCAGCATGTGCTTAACCGCCATGGCAGACGAGGCCCCGACTGATTTCGCGCAGCAACAACCGGTGGAAGAGCAATACACTTACTCCACCCACCTGGACATCGCCAACGTTGTGTCCATGAGCGAAATCCCGAATGTCTGTGAAGTTGTCCCGATGAAAATGGAATACGACGATTCCAAAGGTCAGCGCCACATCCTGCGTTACAGCGTTATGGGCAACGGCTGCTCTAACGGCTGA
- the acs gene encoding acetate--CoA ligase has protein sequence MSAASLYPVRPEVAANTLTDEATYKAMYQQSVVNPDGFWREQAQRLDWIKPFTTVKQTSFDDHHVDIKWFADGTLNVSYNCLDRHLEERGDQIAIIWEGDDPSESRNITYRELHEQVCKFANALRGQDVHRGDVVTIYMPMIPEAVVAMLACTRIGAIHSVVFGGFSPEALAGRIIDCRSKVVITADEGVRAGKKIPLKTNVDDALTNPETSSIQKVIVCKRTGGDIKWNQHRDIWYEDLMKVAGSVCAPKEMGAEEALFILYTSGSTGKPKGVQHTTGGYLLYAAMTHERVFDYRPGEIYWCTADVGWVTGHTYIVYGPLANGATTVLFEGVPNYPDITRVAKIVDKHKVNILYTAPTAIRAMMAAGNAAVEGADGSSLRLLGSVGEPINPEAWDWYYKKVGQSRCPIVDTWWQTETGGNMMSPLPGAHGLKPGSAARPFFGVVPALVDNLGNILEGAVEGNLVILDSWPGQARTLYGDHDRFVDTYFKTFRGMYFTGDGARRDEDGYYWITGRVDDVLNVSGHRMGTAEIESAMVAHPKVAEAAVVGVPHDIKGQGIYVYVTLIGGEEPSEQLRLELKNWVRKEIGPIASPDVIQWAPGLPKTRSGKIMRRILRKIATAEYDGLGDISTLADPGVVQHLIDTHKTMNVA, from the coding sequence ATGAGTGCGGCTTCTTTGTATCCCGTTCGTCCCGAGGTAGCAGCCAATACGCTGACTGACGAGGCCACCTATAAGGCCATGTACCAGCAGTCGGTCGTCAACCCGGACGGCTTCTGGCGCGAACAAGCTCAGCGCCTCGACTGGATCAAGCCTTTCACCACGGTGAAACAGACTTCCTTCGACGATCACCACGTCGACATCAAATGGTTTGCCGACGGCACACTGAACGTTTCCTACAACTGCCTCGACCGTCATCTGGAAGAGCGCGGCGATCAAATCGCGATTATCTGGGAAGGGGATGACCCGTCCGAGAGCCGCAACATCACCTACCGCGAACTGCACGAACAAGTGTGCAAGTTCGCCAACGCCTTGCGCGGCCAGGATGTGCATCGCGGCGACGTGGTGACTATCTATATGCCGATGATTCCCGAAGCCGTGGTCGCCATGCTGGCCTGTACCCGGATCGGCGCGATTCACTCGGTGGTGTTCGGTGGTTTCTCGCCGGAAGCGCTGGCGGGGCGGATTATCGATTGCCGTTCCAAAGTGGTAATTACGGCCGATGAAGGCGTTCGTGCCGGCAAGAAGATACCGCTGAAGACCAATGTCGACGACGCGCTGACCAACCCGGAAACCAGCAGCATTCAGAAAGTCATCGTGTGCAAGCGCACCGGCGGCGACATCAAGTGGAACCAGCATCGCGACATCTGGTACGAAGACCTGATGAAGGTGGCGGGCAGCGTTTGCGCGCCGAAAGAGATGGGCGCCGAAGAAGCGCTGTTCATCCTTTACACCTCCGGTTCCACCGGCAAACCGAAAGGCGTGCAGCACACCACTGGCGGTTACCTGCTGTATGCGGCCATGACCCACGAGCGCGTGTTCGACTACCGCCCGGGTGAAATCTACTGGTGCACCGCCGACGTCGGCTGGGTCACCGGCCACACCTATATCGTCTATGGCCCGCTGGCCAATGGCGCGACTACCGTGCTGTTCGAAGGCGTGCCGAACTATCCGGACATCACCCGGGTGGCGAAGATTGTCGACAAGCACAAGGTCAACATCCTCTACACCGCACCAACGGCAATCCGCGCGATGATGGCGGCGGGTAACGCTGCAGTCGAAGGCGCTGACGGCAGCAGCCTGCGCCTGCTGGGTTCGGTGGGTGAGCCGATCAACCCGGAAGCCTGGGATTGGTACTACAAGAAGGTCGGTCAGTCGCGCTGCCCGATCGTCGACACCTGGTGGCAGACCGAAACCGGCGGCAACATGATGAGCCCGCTGCCGGGTGCCCATGGCTTGAAACCTGGTTCGGCTGCTCGTCCGTTCTTCGGCGTGGTGCCGGCACTGGTGGACAACCTGGGTAATATTCTGGAAGGCGCCGTTGAGGGCAACCTGGTGATTCTGGATTCGTGGCCGGGCCAGGCGCGCACGCTGTATGGCGACCATGACCGTTTTGTCGACACCTACTTCAAGACCTTCCGTGGCATGTATTTCACCGGTGACGGTGCGCGCCGTGACGAGGATGGTTATTACTGGATCACCGGTCGCGTGGATGACGTGCTGAACGTTTCCGGACACCGCATGGGCACGGCCGAAATCGAAAGCGCGATGGTTGCGCACCCGAAAGTCGCCGAGGCGGCGGTGGTTGGCGTGCCGCACGACATCAAGGGGCAGGGCATTTATGTCTACGTCACGTTGATCGGCGGCGAAGAGCCGAGCGAGCAACTGCGTCTGGAACTGAAGAACTGGGTGCGTAAAGAGATTGGCCCGATTGCTTCGCCGGACGTGATTCAGTGGGCGCCGGGGCTGCCGAAAACCCGTTCAGGCAAGATCATGCGGCGGATTCTGCGCAAGATCGCGACCGCCGAATATGACGGCTTGGGCGATATTTCGACCTTGGCGGATCCAGGCGTGGTGCAGCATCTGATTGATACGCATAAGACGATGAACGTCGCGTAA
- a CDS encoding ABC transporter substrate-binding protein, with product MKKLVLLGALALSVLSLPTFADEKPLKIGIEAAYPPFASKAPDGSIVGFDYDIGNALCEQMQVKCVWVEQEFDGLIPALKVRKIDAILSSMSITEDRKKSVDFTNKYYNTPARLVMKAGTQVSEGLAELKGKNIGVQRGSIHERFAREVLAPLGAEIKPYGSQNEIYLDVAAGRLDGTVADATLLDDGFLKTDAGKGFAFVGPAFTDVKYFGDGVGIAVRKNDALKDKINTAITAIRENGKYKQIQDKYFAFDIYGK from the coding sequence ATGAAGAAACTTGTGCTGCTTGGCGCCTTGGCACTGTCCGTGCTGTCCCTCCCAACCTTCGCCGATGAAAAACCCCTGAAGATCGGTATCGAAGCGGCTTACCCTCCGTTCGCCTCCAAGGCACCGGACGGCAGCATCGTTGGTTTCGACTACGACATCGGCAACGCTCTGTGCGAGCAGATGCAGGTCAAGTGTGTGTGGGTCGAGCAAGAGTTCGACGGTCTGATCCCGGCACTCAAAGTGCGCAAGATCGACGCGATCCTGTCGTCCATGTCGATCACTGAAGATCGCAAGAAGTCTGTCGACTTCACCAACAAGTACTACAACACCCCGGCCCGTCTGGTGATGAAGGCTGGTACTCAAGTCAGCGAAGGCCTGGCTGAGCTGAAAGGCAAAAACATCGGCGTGCAACGTGGTTCGATCCACGAACGTTTCGCCCGTGAAGTGCTGGCGCCACTGGGTGCTGAAATCAAACCTTACGGTTCGCAGAACGAAATCTACCTCGACGTCGCTGCCGGTCGCCTCGATGGCACCGTGGCCGACGCCACGCTGCTGGATGACGGCTTCCTGAAAACCGACGCTGGCAAAGGTTTCGCGTTTGTTGGCCCGGCCTTCACCGACGTCAAATACTTCGGCGACGGCGTGGGTATCGCAGTCCGCAAGAACGACGCGCTGAAAGACAAGATCAACACCGCGATCACGGCCATTCGCGAGAACGGCAAGTACAAGCAAATCCAGGACAAATACTTCGCCTTCGATATCTACGGCAAGTAA
- a CDS encoding ABC transporter permease has protein sequence MLKGYGAVILDGAWLTLQLALSSMVLAIVLGLIGVSLRLSPIRWLAWLGDLYSTVIRGIPDLVLILLIFYGGQDLLNRVAPMLGFDDYIDLNPLAAGIGTLGFIFGAYLSETFRGAFMAIPKGQAEAGMAYGMSSFQVFFRVLVPQMIRLAIPGFTNNWLVLTKATALISVVGLQDMMFKAKQAADATREPFTFFLAVAAMYLVITSVSLLILRQLEKRYSVGVRAADL, from the coding sequence ATGTTGAAAGGCTACGGGGCTGTCATCCTCGATGGCGCATGGCTGACGCTTCAGCTCGCCTTGTCGTCCATGGTCCTGGCCATTGTTCTGGGCCTGATCGGCGTTTCGCTGCGTCTGTCCCCGATCCGCTGGCTGGCGTGGCTGGGCGACCTGTATTCCACGGTGATTCGCGGGATTCCCGACCTGGTGCTGATCCTGCTGATTTTCTACGGTGGTCAGGACCTGCTCAACCGCGTCGCGCCGATGCTCGGATTTGACGACTACATCGACCTGAACCCGTTGGCCGCCGGTATCGGCACCCTCGGTTTCATCTTCGGTGCGTACCTGTCGGAAACCTTCCGTGGCGCGTTCATGGCGATTCCCAAGGGCCAGGCCGAAGCCGGCATGGCGTACGGCATGAGCAGTTTTCAGGTGTTTTTCCGGGTGTTGGTGCCGCAGATGATTCGCCTGGCGATTCCGGGTTTTACCAACAACTGGCTGGTCTTGACCAAGGCAACCGCGCTGATTTCGGTGGTCGGGCTGCAAGACATGATGTTCAAGGCAAAGCAGGCGGCCGATGCCACCCGCGAACCTTTCACCTTCTTCCTCGCAGTGGCGGCGATGTACCTGGTCATCACCAGTGTTTCGTTGCTGATATTGCGTCAACTTGAGAAGCGCTACTCGGTAGGCGTAAGGGCGGCTGATCTATGA
- a CDS encoding ABC transporter permease: MIFDYNVIYEALPLYFGGLLTTLKLLAISLFFGLLCALPLGLMRVSKNAAVNMTAWLYTYVIRGTPMLVQLFLIYYGLAQFEAVRESVLWPWLSSATFCACLAFAINTSAYTAEIIAGSLRATPNGEIEAARAMGMSRYKMYKRILLPSALRRALPQYSNEVIMMLQTTSLASIVTLIDITGAARTVNAQYYLPFEAYITAGVFYLCLTFILVKLFKLAERRWLGYLAPRKH, from the coding sequence ATGATCTTCGACTACAACGTCATTTATGAGGCCTTGCCGCTGTACTTCGGTGGCTTGCTGACGACGCTCAAACTGCTGGCGATTTCGTTGTTCTTCGGGCTGCTGTGCGCATTGCCGCTGGGCTTGATGCGCGTCTCGAAAAACGCCGCCGTCAACATGACCGCCTGGCTGTACACCTACGTGATTCGCGGCACGCCGATGCTGGTGCAGCTGTTTTTGATCTACTACGGTCTGGCGCAGTTCGAAGCCGTGCGCGAAAGCGTGTTGTGGCCGTGGCTGTCCAGCGCCACGTTCTGTGCGTGCCTGGCGTTCGCGATCAACACCAGCGCCTACACCGCCGAAATCATTGCCGGCAGCTTGCGCGCAACGCCTAACGGCGAGATCGAAGCGGCGCGGGCGATGGGCATGTCGCGCTACAAAATGTACAAGCGCATTCTGCTGCCGTCGGCCCTGCGCCGGGCGCTGCCGCAGTACAGCAACGAAGTGATCATGATGTTGCAGACCACCAGTCTGGCGTCGATCGTGACCTTGATCGACATCACCGGTGCCGCGCGCACGGTCAACGCCCAGTATTACTTGCCGTTCGAGGCGTACATCACCGCCGGCGTGTTCTACCTGTGCCTGACGTTCATTCTGGTCAAGCTGTTCAAACTGGCCGAGCGCCGCTGGCTGGGCTATCTGGCCCCGCGGAAGCACTGA
- a CDS encoding M14 family metallopeptidase: MERIDHSLPWSHLGSERHISVFRFGKGERKAYIQASLHADELPGMRTAWELKKRLTELEAQGLLNGVIELVPVANPLGLGQLLQGNHQGRFEAGSGKNFNRDFVELSAPVAAAVDGRLGDDPHANIRLIRQAMSDALAALPPAASQLQGMQRVLLSHACSADVVLDLHCDAEAALHMYALPQHWPQWRSLAAHLDVKVGLLAEDSGGSSFDEACSLPWLRLSRLFPDAQIPLACLATTIELGGQADTGRAEAEAYAEGILAFLAEQGLISGEWPKPAHDACEGMPFEGTELLFAPHPGVVSFLRKPGEWVEAGDEIFEVIDPLSDRVSTICAGTSGVLFAVERLRYAQPGFWLAKVAGREALRHGRLLND, from the coding sequence ATGGAACGTATCGATCACTCATTGCCGTGGAGCCATTTGGGCAGCGAGCGTCATATTTCGGTATTTCGCTTCGGCAAAGGCGAGCGCAAGGCCTACATTCAGGCCAGCCTGCACGCCGATGAATTGCCGGGCATGCGCACCGCGTGGGAGCTGAAAAAGCGCCTCACCGAACTCGAAGCGCAAGGCTTGCTCAACGGTGTGATCGAGCTGGTGCCGGTGGCCAATCCGCTGGGCCTCGGTCAATTGCTTCAAGGTAACCATCAGGGGCGTTTCGAGGCCGGCAGCGGCAAGAATTTCAACCGTGATTTCGTCGAACTCAGCGCGCCGGTGGCCGCTGCGGTGGACGGGCGTCTGGGCGATGATCCGCACGCCAATATCCGTTTGATCCGCCAAGCCATGAGCGATGCGCTCGCCGCATTGCCGCCGGCAGCGAGTCAGTTGCAAGGCATGCAGCGCGTGTTGCTCAGCCACGCCTGCAGCGCTGACGTGGTGCTGGATTTGCACTGCGACGCCGAAGCCGCGCTGCACATGTACGCCTTGCCGCAGCATTGGCCGCAATGGCGTTCGCTGGCTGCGCACCTCGACGTCAAGGTCGGTTTGCTGGCCGAAGATTCCGGCGGCAGTTCGTTTGACGAAGCCTGTTCGCTGCCGTGGCTGCGTTTGTCGCGGCTGTTCCCGGACGCGCAGATTCCGCTGGCGTGTCTGGCGACGACGATTGAATTGGGTGGCCAGGCTGACACCGGTCGCGCCGAGGCTGAGGCTTACGCCGAAGGCATTCTGGCGTTCCTCGCCGAGCAAGGCCTGATCAGCGGCGAATGGCCGAAACCGGCGCACGACGCCTGTGAAGGCATGCCGTTCGAAGGCACGGAATTGCTCTTCGCGCCGCATCCTGGCGTGGTGAGTTTCTTGCGCAAGCCGGGTGAGTGGGTCGAGGCCGGCGACGAGATTTTTGAAGTAATCGATCCTTTATCCGATCGCGTCAGCACGATCTGTGCTGGTACGTCCGGGGTGCTGTTTGCCGTTGAACGGCTACGTTATGCCCAACCCGGTTTCTGGCTGGCCAAGGTGGCGGGGCGCGAAGCGCTGCGTCACGGGCGCTTGCTCAACGACTGA
- a CDS encoding ABC transporter ATP-binding protein — MYKLEVQDLHKRYGSHEVLKGVSLKAAAGDVISIIGSSGSGKSTFLRCINLLEQPHAGKILLNNEELKLVANKDGALKAADPKQLQRMRSRLSMVFQHFNLWSHMTALENIMEAPVHVLGMSKAEAREKAEHYLNKVGVAHRKDAYPGHMSGGEQQRVAIARALAMEPEVMLFDEPTSALDPELVGDVLKVMQALAQEGRTMVVVTHEMGFAREVSNQLVFLHKGVVEESGNPREVLVNPQSERLQQFLSGSLK, encoded by the coding sequence ATGTACAAACTTGAAGTCCAAGACCTGCATAAACGCTATGGCAGTCACGAAGTGCTCAAGGGTGTGTCCCTGAAAGCGGCGGCTGGCGATGTGATCAGCATCATCGGCTCCAGTGGCTCCGGCAAAAGTACTTTCCTTCGTTGCATCAACCTGCTCGAGCAGCCGCACGCGGGCAAGATTCTGCTTAACAACGAAGAGCTGAAACTGGTGGCCAACAAGGACGGCGCGCTGAAAGCCGCCGACCCGAAGCAGCTGCAACGCATGCGTTCGCGCCTGTCGATGGTGTTCCAGCATTTCAACTTGTGGTCGCACATGACCGCGCTGGAAAACATCATGGAAGCGCCGGTCCACGTGCTCGGCATGTCCAAGGCTGAAGCGCGCGAGAAAGCCGAGCACTACCTGAACAAGGTCGGCGTGGCGCATCGCAAGGACGCTTACCCTGGCCACATGTCCGGCGGCGAGCAGCAGCGCGTGGCGATCGCCCGTGCGTTGGCGATGGAACCTGAGGTGATGCTGTTCGACGAACCGACCTCGGCACTCGACCCGGAACTGGTTGGCGACGTGCTGAAAGTCATGCAGGCACTGGCGCAGGAAGGCCGGACCATGGTTGTGGTCACGCACGAAATGGGCTTCGCCCGTGAAGTGTCGAACCAGTTGGTGTTCCTGCACAAAGGCGTCGTCGAAGAAAGCGGCAACCCGCGTGAAGTGCTGGTCAATCCACAATCCGAACGCTTGCAGCAATTCCTTTCCGGCAGCCTGAAATAA